AAATTCCTATTAATTGGTGTTTATTGAATTATCATAATCTCTCTTCATATCCTTTTTCAATTTTATTTATGATATGGTTCACCGTGATCAACTAAATACATTTTAATTGTATCTTGAATTTAACTTTAATATTAACGTACTTCCTATATGTGCTAACAGTTTTTGCTTATAAATACATATTAATCTTGGTATACTAGTAACATGTTTCATTCCAATAATTCATATAATATTGCTCTGGAGGTTAACTACTTTGAGCTTTTTCTATAGTCATGAATCACTCACCATCATTCAATGGATCTTAAGAGGCATCCTTGCGTATGTCATACTACTTATAGCTGCAAAAATTTTAGGTCAGCGAGCAATTTCACAATTGAGACTTCTTGACTTCATAATCGCTATTACTATGGGCAATATCTTAGCTCACCCTTTATCTGATGAAGGGTTAGGAATGACTGGTTCGATAACAACCACATCTATTTTGGTTTTTATGTATATTTTATCTTTACTACTTACATTAAAATCTAAAGTGTTTGAAAAGTTTATTTGTCCTGCTCCAATTCCTATTATTCAAAATGGTGCTATAATATATAAAAATCTGGTTAAAGCTAAAATAACCCTCGATTTTCTATTATCGGAACTTAGAATGGAAAAAATCGAAGATATAAAAAAAATAGCTACTGCCTTTTGGGAACCTAGTGGTAAATTATCTGTTTTTTTGAACACTCCTTATCAACCCCTCACACCTAATGATTTGCAAATACCTACAAAACCATTTTCGCTACCAGCTGTGGTTATAAAAGAAGGTGATATTGATATAGCTGCTCTTCGGGATATTAACAGAACCAAGGATTGGCTTATAGATTTGCTGAAAACAACCTATAATACAGAGGCTAAGGATATTTTATTAGCCACAATAGATTCTAATTATTCTCTTCACGTTTTCTTTAAATAGTCTCCTCTTCCAATTTTATTATATTGGAGTACTTTAACATTATAGAAATACTTTTTCAATAATAAAAACGACAGTCCATTCGAAAAAGGGCTATCGTTTTTATTATAGTAAATTTCCTATCGACCGTAAAGATCGCGATGAAAGGTTCACTGTATTTAATCAGATACCTTTCTACACCATTCATGCAATTATTCATTCAGATTAATTACCTTTTGTATTTCCGTTATCCGAACGAATACCGAACGCAAACGAACCCAAAAGGATTCGTTCGCTACTTGTTTATTATATATACTGTATTTTTACCGCTTCCAATTTTGATAATTATACCTTTTCGTTGTAAGGTGTTAATTATTTCAATGGTTTGAGTCTTTTTAAGTCCTAGATATTTTTCTGCAATAACTCTATTAATACTACCGTTTTTCTCTATATATTCAACTATATTTTTTTCTTTCCCTTCTAGTTTCATAACTATGGCTCTATTCTTATCTACCATTTCATCTATACTAAAATCATCGCCAATCTTTGGCAACACAACTTTTATTGCATTTTCTGACACTTCAAAGACAGGTGTTAGCCCAACATTTTTATAATACTCTTTTATCCTTCTTATTCCTGTGGCTAATCTTTCAATGATACTCAATCTTAAAAAAATATCAGATATTATTCTATTTCTTGGTATTGATATTTTACCATCTATAAATTCTTCTTCAGAGATACCTAAAGGAAGTCCCCCTGGAGATATAACTTCAACTCTATTGTCAAATATTTCTACCTTTATTTCCCCAGCTCTTGAATAATCCCTGTGTACAATAGCATTTGCAATAGCTTCACGATAAGCAACGAGTGGTATTTCCTCGATGGTTTTTCTATAAGCCCCATCAATTGTTTCCTTTTTATTTATATGCTTATGATAAAAATCAATACTTTTTTCAAATTGTGTAATTATTGAAATATTAGACAAATTAAATCTATCTTTAATATTCATAACAGAATTTCCATCAAATCTTATTAATGAGATGTTTGAATTGGGCAAAGGATTATGATCAGATAGTAGGGCAGCTGCATTTGTATATTCGTTTCTTGTTAATAATTCTAAGGATTTTAAAATATCCTCTGAAATGATACCTATATTAAGCTGTTCTCTCAATTTACTGCCTAAAATGTTAAATGAAAGCTTGTCTCCCTGATAATGCAACACCTCATAACTTAAATTTCTTCCTCTTAAAACCAAATCGTCATATCCAATCTTATCAACTTGAATAGTAGATGTATCCATTCTCTTATATGCTTTATTATCAATTGTATATGGTGTATTGTCACCTTTATAAACTTTCAGTATTACAACCTTCTTTTGTTCGTATTCCTCTATATATATTTCATAAAATGGTTTCGGGAATATATTATCGTTAATTGCATTTTCTATACTTAATCTTACTGAATTAAAATCTGTTACACCAATTATATTGCCTGAATCGTCAATTCCTACAATGATATATCCATCATGTGAATTTGCATACGCACTTATTGTTTTTAATAAGGTTTTAGTATACTCTCTCTTATATTCGATGTATTTATCCTCACCATTCATAATTAGTTCTTTCATTATTTACCCCTCTCCAGCAATTAAACCGAACTCATTTTATTCGTTCGGTTTAATTGTACCATTTTTATTTTTTATTTTCAATCACTTTATAAAGATAATTTAATACTGTTTAATACTCAGTATACTATTGTAATTGATTAATTCGTTTGCAATTTATATTACCCGAAGTTAGAGCGAACTCATGATATTCGTTCGGTCTAAATGGTACTTAGGTATCCCCAATGCCATTTTGTTAAGCTACTATTAATTCTAGTCACTATATTAGCATGCTACGTAAGTTCAATTTGAGAGCAAAGTGCCTGTCCCCTTTAACCCATTACTTATGATATGGTTCATCGTATCAATCGCTACCTCAAAGAAAATTTTGAGTATATTATTTCTATTTAATTATACACTTATATACGCCTCTGTTCACTTTTTCTAGTTTACCTTCTTTAATTAACTTTGCCACACATATTTACTCGGGATATTCAGAGTTTTTACATCACTAGAAAGCAACATCCCGTTATTTCATACAGTTACAAACTAATATAAACCTTCTTCAAAAAATAATAGTTTATTGAACTCATATAAAAAAGCCCACCAACAAATATCCTAGAGTTGCAGTGACAACCCCTCCCAATAGATAAGGAAAAGAAGTGGCAAGATGTTCTCCAAAGTCGGTGCCAGCCATTTGTGCAGATAATGGTGATATGATATCTGCCACTGCTCCACCAGCCCAAACAGTACCTACCATAAGCGGAATATTAACACCAGAATTAAGCGAAAAATTAATCGCTAGGTTCATCATAAGCGCCCATGTTGCCCATGATGAACCAATAGTATAAGCTATAATACTACTTATTAGAAATAAAATTGAAGGTATTAAGAACTTAGGTATACTTTTAACCAAGTCACCACTAATCAAACTATTGAAACCTAAATCTTGAGTAGCAGATGTTAACGCCCAGCTCAGTATTAATACAATGACTAAGGACAGCACTTTTTCTCCGCCTTTAACAATGTGGGTTTCGATCTCTGCTAAACTTATTTTTTGGATTAAAAAGTAGATAGTTGTTATAAGTAAAGTGAGCATAATTGCTGAAAATATTGAAACACTAAAATCTGCTGAACTTAACGCAGAAAAGAAGCTTGTAGCCTTATCTCTACCTGTCCACCAGAAAAAGAAAATTGTACTTACTAGAAGTATAGCTACTGGAATAATCAAATTTTTACTATTTTTTGGATATTCTATAATAGACTGATTGGCATGCTCTTCCTTCATTATATGTGCTTTTGTAAACTCATCCTCCTCCTTTACCGTTTTTCCTATCCTATATTTCCCAAAGCCTAGACCAAATATTGTTACGCCTATTCCAATAATAAGCATCGCTAATGTGAAGAAATTCCAGAGTACACTCTTAGCTACAATTGTATATGCCGTTTCAGTTATGCCTGTATTTTTGATATTATTTGTTACTACTGTTACCATATAACCAATATAGGCTGTTGCAATAGGGATCATCAAAATCAGTTGTAAACTCGTTACTGATAGAATAAATGCAAACTTTTCTTTAGAGCCCTTGACCTTTTCTACTGTCGGCGTCAACACAGTTCCTACTGCAATGGTATGAAAAGAACTGTCAAAAAAGGTTATTGCACTTAAAACCCATGCCCATCCTAAAACACCTTTTTCGCTTTTAGCCCACTTGCTAACTTTCTCACTAAAACCAGATATCCCACCAGCCATTTCTATTAATTCAGCCAATGAGCCAAATGCAATTAAAAAAGACAATGTATAAGAACTTTCTTTTTCTGACATTGCATCCATCATATATTCTCCCACACCTGTAATTCCCCCAATAAAACCATTATTTAAAAATGAGCCGGTAAGTACGCCAATAAAAAGCGAGACTATCAGCTTCTTTGTTTTAAAGGTTAGAATTATGGTAATTAATGCAGGGATTAATGATAACCAAAACAAGTTTTATCACTCCTTTTGTCAATATTTATAAATATTATAATGCCCTGTTAAGCTGCCCAAGAATTTTTTGTTCAACCTAACAGGGGATTAATTTAGTATTATACCTAATTACATACCTGCCTTTAAATCAGGTTCATTTAAACATGCATTAAAGCATTCATAACATGCTTGTGTACATTTTGCGCATGCATCAATACAAGCTTGGAAAGAGTCTGTCTTGTTAGTTACTATACCCATTTTAATCTTCTTTCTTTTTTTATAATTTTATTATTTGTAGGTCATGTATATTTTATTCAACTTAGTTCTAAGATTTAGTAATCACTCAACAAAATAACCAATCATATATTATAAACTAAATTTTTAGGAGGAAATATACAATGCTACAGAAAAGTTTTTTGATGTTTTAAAAAAGGAAAGTGTAGTTTCAATGATATCATGGGGGACAGATGAACCACATGTGGTTAATACTAGGAACTCATATTTAATTGTAACCTCCAATGAAGGATTTTAATTCCTGCATTGGGTAGAACAGAAAAAACTGTAATTCAAAATCATAAAGTAAAGCTTGCAATAGATACTAAAGACATTTTGGGATATAAGGATTACCAGGGAACTGGTTTCGTGATTGAAGGTACTGCAAAATACCTAGAGCTAGGTTAAGACTTTGATATGATGAAAAAATTCTCATTTTTAACTAGGGTGTTAGGTAACAGTTACTTCAGCTAAACAAATGCTTAAAAATCCTTAACTTGCTTCACTTACTTAACGCTTTTATATGAATAAAATCATAAAACACCTCTATGATTTTGAGGTGACCCCTTAAAGTTAGACTTTATTGCGTATCTGTTTTTACATTACGAAAAGAGTCATGTGTTATACTAATGTTATGATGAGAAGAACATACATTTTTTATTTATGATACGGTTCACCGTATCAATCGTTACCTCAAACTGAACTTTGAATATATTATTTCTATTTAAAACCAAAAATCTCCCTGCAATTATACATGTTAATTAATTTTCCAAACTAAAATAATTTTCTACATAACAAGAATTAATCATGAAAAAAAAAGATATATCCCAAACTATTTTAGAAAATATACTTAGGGATACAATCAAAAGAAGGTTATAATTCTGAAAGTTTATAAAGGTGACAATACACTATATCCACTTATAATTAATCACAATTCAAGTTGATAAGATTAGATTTACAATTTGTTTTTTAGGGGGAGGAAAGACTTTACATCAGGGAGAAAAGCTTTTATTTATAATTATCAGCAGTAAATTAAGTGAATACTTACTATAGATATTATTTCTGCGGATATTTTCAAATTCACTTTAAAGAAAAGAAATATTCAAATGTGGTTGCCCTATTATTGGATAGAAACCATTTGTAAATATTAAAGATATATATTATTAAATACAAAACTAATAATTGATGCAGTTTATAATAGGAACTATCACTCGTTGTATAGCATAAGGCCATTCAAAAGCAATTGTATGCAGAGGTTATCAACCTCTGGCGAAATAATGGTAGCATTTTTGGCAATAGAATAGTATTGAAGTTATAACTCTAGTGGAGACTTCCTGGTTCAGAAGAAAAATTTGTAGATGGTTAAAATCAATTCCTAAATAGAATAAAATCTAGTGTTTTCGTTTTATACAACTAATACCACTTGAAATTATACCCATTCCCAATATTAACAATATTATTTTCTTTTGCAAATTGCATATCTTGGATGGTTCCAATAATATTATTAATATACTTATACTTTCTCCAATCCCATTTATGACTATTTATAATGTCTCTACAACATACTTGCCTTATAAGTTGTGACGGGAAAATATCATTCAGATAAATTTCCTTTATATCCATATATTCATAATAAATATAAGATTGCATTCCACCATAAAACTCTATATCCAGAGGAATATATTCATCAACAAATAATGTTTCAAAATTATAACTTTTTATAGTATTAGCTATATTTATATTACTAGGCACTAGATGCAAATGGAAATGTTCCACACAACACGCACTCCTACCTTCACTAGAAATAGTTCCGTGCTCGAACATTATTGTTGATTTCCCATATATATCCTTTATAACTGATTTAATTTGCTCTATGACATAATTTAATTCAACTAATAAATCAGTTGATAACTTAATTCCAGATTGATAATGGCGCTTTGAAATAATCAATAAATATCCCTTGACAAAAGCGCCTAATGTTGGCAATACCAAAAAATTATTTGATTCAAAAATTATTCGATTATTTCTATATGGTATTTCGTTCCTTAAATATTTATCAAAATAATTTGTTTCAGACTCAAACATGTTTATTTCTGCACAAATACTACAATCATCCATAACTATCTCTCCATTATTAAATTAATACTCTTTGCTATTAATAGGTTGACTATTTATACTTATATTTACTTTTAAACACTGGAACTTTGTGCCAATATGATCCTTTATGAGGAATTATATTTCGCACCCCCCCTTCAAGACATTTAACATCACCTTTATATCTAGGTATTAGATGTATATGAACATGGTCTAAAGTTTGGCCAGCGTATTTTCCGACATTTATTCCAATATTGAATCCATCAGGATTAAATTCTTTACAAATAATCTGTTTCATTTCTCTGATTAAGCTAAACATCGACTGAACATCTTGTTCCATACTCAAAAAATAATCCCCGTAGTGTCTTTTGGGTACTATTAATGCATGCCCAACACTTATTGGAAACTCATCATATATTGCAAAAGCAAATTCATTCTCTATTACAACATTTTCTCTACTTTTTATGTACAAATCACAAAAATAACAATGCATTCTTCTGCTACCCCCTGCATAAAACTAGCAATTATTTAACACCAACCCTTACTATCTTTTCAATTTCTTCATCATTTAACTGGATAATATAATTAGGAATAATATTATTATCATTCAGCCTTTCAACACCATTATAATCATTCCTATTCAGTAAACAAAAGAATCCAAATATATGCATAGAGTCAGGTAACAATCCCTTTGTTTCAATTATTTGATTTCCTGTAACTAAAACATCGTTAACTATAATCACTTTATCTTTTACATCCAATTTACCATGCCAATATTTATCAGCAAATATTTGAGGGGAACTTTGAGCATGAACAAACGGTTTTTTTAATATAGAGGCAACCTTACAACCAAATAATAAATTACCATCAATTGGTATTATAACTTTTGTAACCTCATTTATTGATTCTCCTAATATTTTAAGAATATCCTTAGCGAGCATATCACATAATTCATATGAAAGTTGACATAATCCTATTTGTTCATTTTTGATTCTATTCTCATTACTCAATGGTGCGACAAACATTAAATCATGAAAGTCTATAAAATACTTTACCTTTTTGTAAAGTATATTTTCCAATGCTTGTTGATTAATCAGGCACAACTCGCTAATACATATTTGTTTTAATTTTTTTTCAATGCTATTTGCTTTAACATCACCATCGTTTTCCACCTGTAACTTATACAATGCATATCTTAATTTGAACATTTTATCTTGATTTAAATTCAACATAGAAAAAACGCTATTAATAAAAAGTTCCTCGTTCTTGTTAATATAGTTAGAATTTGTTTCAAAAAAAATGCCTAAATCTCTTCGTAACTCTTGTTGCCTTTTTTTTAACGCCCATTTAGTGTATACAGGTACTGGAAAGTTATACTTATCTACCAAATCAAGTATTCCTACAATCGTTAAAAACCCAATTGTTAAATATAATCCCAAGTCACCAATTATTCCTAATATTTTCATACTCTCATTCACCTCATCCCTATATGTTTATACTATAATATTACCTTATGAATTCATCCAAATTAAAATCTTTATCTTTACTAAAAAAGCTAACCATTAGTTCGTAAACTGATTTGTAAATATTTGCTACCATCGGATCGTTTTTAACTTCTTTAGCCATTTCTAAAATCGTTATCCCCTCGGCTTTTATTTTACAATCGTCCTTTATGTCAACTAGCAGCATAAACCTATTAAAAAGGGCTTTGATTAGCGTACTGCTATTAAATTCCTCATTTACTTTTACTTCATAAAATAACTTAATTGCACTATTATAATTAAATAACGCTAACTCATTGTATTTGAAATAATTATAAGTAACAGCTAAATTCATTAATGCAATACCTTTTTGTTCATTATACTCATCTTCAACTTGAAAATTATTCTCTACAATTTCTATTGCTTTAATATTATTTTTAATAGAATTATTGAAATCTCCAAGCTTACGATAAATTACTGATTTATTTTGAAAAGCTTTAATCAACACAGAAACTGCTTCCTCTTCAACTGCTTCCTCTATTAAATTATTAAGCTTCATAAGGGCTATTTCATATTCTTCAACAGCCATTGCTTCCTTAACATCATAAAAAACATCTTCATAATACAAATTATTCATCAACTCCATCAATTAAATTTTTAATTTCTTTTGCTTTCCCACAGGAAAATTTTCCTTCTCTACAAATACCACCTGTATAACACGATGGTCCTGCAAATTTACCTAAAATTTTAAAGTTATCTTTTAAAAGTCTAATTATAGACAATGATAGTTCTTGGATTTCCCATTGTGCCCTAAAACAAGAGCGTAATTCTAGAAAATGTAATAATTCTCGATAATTCATAGTTGTCATTACATCAATTAAATTACCACTCAAACATAAGTAAATTAAGTCTGATTCATCAATATTATTATCCACTAAAAAACTAATGATTTGTTTGTGTTGTTCTAACGCATTTTTATACTTTTCTAGTATCTTTTTGTTCTGTCTAATTGTATCAGGCATAATAAATTTCATTTTATCAAATGTCGTTAATAGGTCGGGTATAATTATTGACTGCATTCTGTGTCTTACCAGATGCGTTAATCCAGCTAAAGAAATATTAGATATATTAAAGGTGAATGTAATTTGTTCCAATTCTCTCTTCTTCTCTTTTTTTACAGCCCTATTAATAAGTTCCATTTTATAAGTCTCGTTATTACTAACTAAGGTTTTCATTTCTCGATACGACATTACCGTTTCATTTAACATTTCTGCAATTGCAATAATTTCTTCAGGGTTTTGAGTATAAGAGCATAATTCACATTCGATATTTTCATATGAAATATTGTCAAACTCTTTCTTAATACTATCTTTATTGATTTTTTTGATACCCTCTTTGTAAATTGTTTCTTTATTTATGATACTCGGATAAATAGAATTTAATTGTTCAAGTAAGCTATTGCCAATTTCGATTATTTCATTGTATCTACTATTAAGAGCTCGTTTAATTATCAAAGTTGCTTCGCGAGCATTAACTGTACAATAAAAATTGCTCTTAAACCCATATGGCAATATAAACCTTGCATCTTCTTTCGGTATACCTTCATTAACCATATCCCCATATAAACCAAATAACATGTCCATGTGATTAATATACTTGCTTTTAAACTCAGCATCATATTTATCAAAATTAGGTATATTATATCCCATGTCTGTAAATTCAACATATCTACGGGATTTGACTGTAAATGAAGCTAATCTAAATTCAATCATAAATTGTTCAACAAATGCTGATACATCTTCGAATGCGAGGTTAAATATGGCATGTTCAATTAATGAATTATGACCAAGCTGTAATACCTTTTTTATTAAGTCCCTATCTTTATCAATCGGATTCTGTCTATTGAAAATTTCTAGCGCTGAACCTTTTGTAGTTGATATCCGCGCTGAAGCGGCAACAATTGTCTCTGCATTTTGATTTGTAGAAATAACTTTTACTGGCATATTAATCTCCTAAGAATTGAATATTAAAATCAAAGGTATTACTTAGCAGTAACCCCTTTATTAGTATGTACTATTGTAGTATAACAATTGTCATCAATGTTTACAATACCCTATAATCAATCACACAAAATATACTCCTCAACTCATAAACTCCTAAACTTAATATCTATATCTTCTATATCTGAGGAAAACTTTTTATACTCAACATCAGCTGAATCAAAAAGAATTTTTGCTGTTTTTACACTCTCTCTATTCATTTGTTCATCTTTAAGATAAACTACTTTACTTATACCCGCTTGAATTAATACTTTAGCACATTCATGACACGGAAATTCAACTACATATAACACGGCATGTAATGTGCTTTTGCCACTACAATTTATTAAAGCGCTTGTTTCCGCATGACAAACATAACCATACTTTGTCTCCCATAATTTTCCTGTCTTTCCCCATGAAAAATTATCAGTTTTACACCTTTTAGGAAAATCATTATACCCTGTCGCAATAATATCCCCTTCTACATTGACAATACAAGCACCTACTTTCGTATTAGGGTCATGACTTAAATTGGATACTAGTATAGCTACTCCCATAAAACAATCTTCTTTCTCCATTAATTCGCTCCTTAATCCAGTAATTACTAACAACTATGTCAATATTACTTATCAGCACTCTTATTAACAACATTTTCCAAAAACACTCTTCTTTTGAAGCCTCCACGCTCCTCAATCTTTTCTTTACGAACCTTTTCAACCGCCTCCATAGAAATCCCCTGTACTTCAATGATTGTATAAAAAACCTCCAATATATCAGCAAGTTCTTCAATTGATTTATCATTAATCCATTCATTACACTCTTCAAGCAATTTTTGTCCAAGTATCTCTTTATACTCACCCTCATCTAATATGTGGAAATTTGCCACTTCACCATTCTTTCTAATTATTTCTGGTATTTTATCTCTTACTAGTTTATTGTAAAAAACACAATTATTTCCCATGTATTAACTACCTCTCATTTCAGTTTCATTTTTGTTTCTATTACTATGTGAACACTTATCTACATTAGAAAAAAGAATTTGAACTCTATCATTAAAAACCCCCCCTGGGATAAGACTTATAATAACCTATAATATAGAATTCGAGAAAGCCATTATTAAATTTTCCACCTCAACTTGGTCTTTTACAAACAATAATTATCAATCCTTAATTAAATTTTTATTCTAATCTGAAAGTTTACCATCAAGATAAAAGCAAGTTCGCGCTGCTCTAGCTAAAAGTTCAACCATACCAGGCAGTTCATAATATGGTACTAATTCCATACATATAAACTGAATTATTTTTTTGGTATTTAATAATACATCCTGAGTATTTTCTTTTTGACTTTTCTCCAACCATTGATATAGATACCTTGATAACTCTATAATGACTTTCTTTTTTGAAAGCATTTTTGATACTTTTAAGCACGAGAAATGTAATCCACAAAATAAATATATATCTTTATACTTTTCATCCTCAATAGAATTAATCATCTTATTCGCTGTATTAATTATATTATCATTAAATGCATTCCTATAAAATATATTAGCCGAACAAGCAGCAATCTCATCTCCAATTTTCCACAAAGTGCCTATATATGCTCTACAACCACTTGCAATTAATTGATCTGAAAATTCAGGCCACGAATTACATGTATTATTGAATATAAACGGATAGTTTTGAGAAGCTAATACATGAAATTGTCCTTGATGTATGCTGTCATAGCATCTAACATGACAAGATGTCTCTATTAAATCAATTTTTTCCCTTGTTATTTTTGAGTTTTCATCCTCACATCTAATAGAATTAAACATATCAGTATAAATATATTTAGGATAATTTTCATTATCAAGCTCATCACTATCCCAAATTAAATTATCAAAAAACTTAAATATTTTTTTACTTACTACATTAACATAGTCCTTCTCCTGTTCATCTAGGGAAAACCCTACTACTTCTTCATATTCAATTGTGTGGTTTATACCCATTCGATCAGTAAATTCATGTACCACATAATAACCATCTATTTGTCCTCCATGACTACAAATATGTAATATATCATATGGATAATGACTTCCATAGTAACTGAAAGCTTCCACTTTTGCATACTTATTAATGAGCTTTTTTACAAAAAATCTAGCATCTAACAAACTATTACATACTTCTATATGCTCTTTTTTTGTATAGTTTAAATCTGATAATTCTGGAGAAAAAACAATGGCACTATCGAAGTTATTGTTAAATTGTTCATAAATAATATTATTATACAGAAATATGTCAAGTGTATTTGATCTTATAACATGAGAACATGGGATGACTGAATTAAAAAAAACACCATATGGTATCCCGTCACTAAAAAAAGTTAAATACTCATAATCAGCCACATTAATGTCTTCAAATATATTTTCTATGTATGTTCTTATTCTGAGATACGCAGTATGTGACTGATCTCTTTTCCATTTTATAAAGTTACTTCTAATTTCTTTAATTTCAGATGGATTAAAGTGATTTATTAATTTTACATCAGCATTTACGGAGTAAGCGTAATTAAGTATTATAATGTCCAATACATCGTTCTTAGATTCTAAAACAATAAGTCCTTTCTCTTTATCTTCTCTTTTAATATAATCACTAATTCTCGGTGCAGCATTGTCAACAACTAGAAGTTTATTATTATCTTTTGCATGCAAAAGTCCCTTTGATATATCAGCTCTATTACAATTAAAAAATCCTTTAAACTGTTTATTCAGAAATTTTAATTTATCATTTATTTCATTTATACTATGTATATCAAAAAATGTAACCTTCCAATACTTTTCTAATTTAAGATATTTCTTTTGCTCTTCACTTAAACCTACCAGTATGATTCTGCTACACCTTGCTCTTGCAAGAGAGTTCATCATTTGCACTGTTGATTTTTTTATAACAATACTTGGAAAATAATTATCACTATAAATGTCTTCAACTTCTTCAAATTTACTACTTATCACTGGCATTTCAAAAAT
This is a stretch of genomic DNA from Firmicutes bacterium HGW-Firmicutes-1. It encodes these proteins:
- a CDS encoding transporter; the protein is MFWLSLIPALITIILTFKTKKLIVSLFIGVLTGSFLNNGFIGGITGVGEYMMDAMSEKESSYTLSFLIAFGSLAELIEMAGGISGFSEKVSKWAKSEKGVLGWAWVLSAITFFDSSFHTIAVGTVLTPTVEKVKGSKEKFAFILSVTSLQLILMIPIATAYIGYMVTVVTNNIKNTGITETAYTIVAKSVLWNFFTLAMLIIGIGVTIFGLGFGKYRIGKTVKEEDEFTKAHIMKEEHANQSIIEYPKNSKNLIIPVAILLVSTIFFFWWTGRDKATSFFSALSSADFSVSIFSAIMLTLLITTIYFLIQKISLAEIETHIVKGGEKVLSLVIVLILSWALTSATQDLGFNSLISGDLVKSIPKFLIPSILFLISSIIAYTIGSSWATWALMMNLAINFSLNSGVNIPLMVGTVWAGGAVADIISPLSAQMAGTDFGEHLATSFPYLLGGVVTATLGYLLVGFFI
- a CDS encoding HIT family protein produces the protein MHCYFCDLYIKSRENVVIENEFAFAIYDEFPISVGHALIVPKRHYGDYFLSMEQDVQSMFSLIREMKQIICKEFNPDGFNIGINVGKYAGQTLDHVHIHLIPRYKGDVKCLEGGVRNIIPHKGSYWHKVPVFKSKYKYK
- the thyX gene encoding thymidylate synthase (FAD), coding for MPVKVISTNQNAETIVAASARISTTKGSALEIFNRQNPIDKDRDLIKKVLQLGHNSLIEHAIFNLAFEDVSAFVEQFMIEFRLASFTVKSRRYVEFTDMGYNIPNFDKYDAEFKSKYINHMDMLFGLYGDMVNEGIPKEDARFILPYGFKSNFYCTVNAREATLIIKRALNSRYNEIIEIGNSLLEQLNSIYPSIINKETIYKEGIKKINKDSIKKEFDNISYENIECELCSYTQNPEEIIAIAEMLNETVMSYREMKTLVSNNETYKMELINRAVKKEKKRELEQITFTFNISNISLAGLTHLVRHRMQSIIIPDLLTTFDKMKFIMPDTIRQNKKILEKYKNALEQHKQIISFLVDNNIDESDLIYLCLSGNLIDVMTTMNYRELLHFLELRSCFRAQWEIQELSLSIIRLLKDNFKILGKFAGPSCYTGGICREGKFSCGKAKEIKNLIDGVDE
- a CDS encoding cytidine deaminase; translation: MEKEDCFMGVAILVSNLSHDPNTKVGACIVNVEGDIIATGYNDFPKRCKTDNFSWGKTGKLWETKYGYVCHAETSALINCSGKSTLHAVLYVVEFPCHECAKVLIQAGISKVVYLKDEQMNRESVKTAKILFDSADVEYKKFSSDIEDIDIKFRSL
- a CDS encoding phosphoribosyl-ATP pyrophosphohydrolase — protein: MGNNCVFYNKLVRDKIPEIIRKNGEVANFHILDEGEYKEILGQKLLEECNEWINDKSIEELADILEVFYTIIEVQGISMEAVEKVRKEKIEERGGFKRRVFLENVVNKSADK